A DNA window from Actinomadura coerulea contains the following coding sequences:
- a CDS encoding GNAT family N-acetyltransferase yields MMLRFELDDLGRPEVRRLLEEHLADMYATSPPESIHALDLDGLRGPAIAFWSAWEGPELRGCGALKDLGDGDVELKSMRTAVAARGAGIGSAILRHLLAVAAERGHRRVLLETGSQEFFAPARRLYARHGFTPCEPFADYVHDPNSVFMELRLDAEAGPEVTACPL; encoded by the coding sequence ATGATGCTGCGCTTCGAGCTCGACGACCTCGGCCGGCCGGAGGTCCGCCGGCTGCTGGAAGAGCACCTGGCCGACATGTACGCGACATCGCCGCCCGAATCGATCCACGCGCTGGACCTGGACGGGCTGCGCGGCCCGGCGATCGCGTTCTGGTCGGCCTGGGAGGGGCCGGAGCTGCGCGGATGCGGCGCGCTCAAGGACCTCGGCGATGGCGACGTCGAACTGAAGTCCATGCGCACCGCGGTGGCCGCGCGGGGGGCGGGGATCGGATCGGCCATCCTCCGGCACCTGCTGGCCGTCGCGGCCGAGCGCGGTCACCGGCGGGTCCTCCTGGAGACGGGAAGCCAGGAGTTCTTCGCGCCGGCCCGGCGGCTCTACGCGCGGCACGGCTTCACCCCGTGCGAACCGTTCGCCGACTACGTGCACGACCCCAACAGCGTCTTCATGGAGTTGCGGCTCGACGCCGAGGCCGGTCCCGAGGTGACGGCGTGTCCACTCTGA
- a CDS encoding MerR family transcriptional regulator yields MLIGELSRRTGVSSRLLRYYEEQGLLQAERASNGYRHYGDDAVLTVRKIRVLLDAGLSSGVIRQVLPCTRSENPDFDWCADIRDLLDNEIAALNARIEDLQRNQQALTGFLTPRTPAE; encoded by the coding sequence ATGCTGATCGGGGAGTTGTCCCGGCGGACGGGGGTCAGCTCGCGGCTCCTGCGGTACTACGAGGAGCAGGGCCTGCTCCAGGCCGAGCGCGCCTCGAACGGCTACCGCCACTACGGCGACGACGCCGTGCTGACCGTGCGGAAGATCCGTGTCCTGCTGGACGCGGGCCTGTCCTCCGGGGTGATCCGGCAGGTTCTTCCCTGCACCCGCAGCGAGAACCCGGACTTCGACTGGTGCGCGGACATCCGCGACCTCCTCGACAACGAGATCGCGGCGCTGAACGCGCGCATCGAGGACCTCCAACGCAACCAGCAGGCCCTCACCGGATTCCTCACCCCACGCACCCCAGCCGAGTAG
- a CDS encoding aminotransferase class IV family protein, which yields MTTFVVQRDGRAATADELAPLAFAGYAHFTAMQVRGGKVRGLDLHLKRLRSASMELFGRALPDERVRSFLRAAVEAGPADVSLTATMYSSPGEFTAGGERAEPEVLVRTGPPASGPAGPLRLATAEYDRFLPSVKHVGEVAKTHLMRRAVRDGFDDAAFVDRRGRLSEATIWNLAFWDGDAVVWPEAEMLVGTTMGIVRRQLDRLGVPQRVRQVTPADLPDLAGAVVMNSWTPGVAVHQIGETPVPEAPRFRDLLHQGYQAEPLNEF from the coding sequence ATGACCACCTTCGTCGTCCAACGCGATGGCCGCGCGGCGACCGCCGACGAGCTCGCGCCGCTCGCCTTCGCGGGCTATGCGCACTTCACCGCCATGCAGGTGCGCGGCGGCAAGGTCCGGGGGCTCGACCTCCATCTGAAGAGGCTGCGGTCCGCCTCGATGGAGCTGTTCGGCAGGGCGCTGCCGGACGAGCGGGTGCGGTCCTTCCTGCGCGCGGCGGTGGAGGCGGGGCCCGCGGACGTCTCGCTGACGGCCACCATGTACTCGTCTCCGGGGGAGTTCACCGCGGGCGGGGAGCGGGCGGAGCCCGAGGTGCTGGTCCGGACGGGGCCGCCCGCGTCCGGTCCGGCGGGGCCGCTGAGGCTGGCGACGGCCGAGTACGACCGGTTCCTGCCCTCCGTGAAGCACGTCGGAGAGGTCGCCAAGACCCACCTCATGCGGCGGGCCGTCCGGGACGGCTTCGACGACGCCGCCTTCGTGGACCGCCGGGGGCGTCTCAGCGAGGCGACGATCTGGAACCTGGCCTTCTGGGACGGCGACGCCGTGGTGTGGCCCGAGGCCGAGATGCTGGTCGGCACCACGATGGGCATCGTCCGCCGGCAACTGGACCGCCTCGGCGTCCCCCAGCGCGTCCGGCAGGTCACCCCCGCCGACCTGCCGGACCTGGCCGGAGCAGTGGTCATGAACTCCTGGACCCCGGGAGTCGCGGTCCACCAGATCGGCGAGACCCCCGTCCCCGAAGCCCCGCGCTTCCGGGACCTGCTCCACCAGGGATATCAGGCGGAACCCCTCAACGAGTTTTGA
- a CDS encoding MerR family transcriptional regulator gives MKSIGEVAGQFGLPAHVLRYWEAEGLLAPARAGDRRRYTDADVHRVAAILVAKEAGFGLADIRTMLAARSTSARHEVTVRHREMLLVRIARAQAALDMIEGECPHDDIMTCPRFQGLLADRLRSSPVPGPDRRSPDQTAEGASGAGGAHAPT, from the coding sequence ATGAAGTCAATCGGCGAGGTGGCGGGGCAGTTCGGGCTGCCGGCGCACGTCCTGCGGTACTGGGAGGCCGAGGGGCTGCTGGCGCCGGCCCGCGCGGGCGACCGCCGCCGCTACACCGACGCCGACGTGCACCGGGTGGCGGCGATCCTGGTCGCGAAGGAAGCGGGTTTCGGGCTCGCGGACATCCGGACGATGCTGGCCGCCCGGTCCACGTCGGCGCGCCACGAGGTGACGGTCCGGCACCGCGAGATGCTGCTGGTGCGGATCGCCCGTGCGCAGGCCGCGCTCGACATGATCGAGGGCGAATGCCCACATGACGACATCATGACGTGCCCGCGTTTCCAGGGACTCCTGGCTGATCGACTGCGGTCGTCTCCCGTGCCGGGCCCGGATCGTCGCAGCCCGGACCAGACCGCCGAGGGCGCCTCCGGGGCCGGCGGCGCGCACGCGCCGACATAG
- a CDS encoding alpha/beta hydrolase domain-containing protein, whose amino-acid sequence MRFSLRVPWRRAAAAATGAGLLAALLSASPPALAAAPGPVVTVPPPGAHGFPFLAAAEDLGSFGYTENEYFITGTATSYAKSGLWTSNGRWDVRASGQAPYKTRLLVRRPSDPAKFNGTVVVEWLNVSGQLELSPDYWFARDELLRKGYAWVGVSAQSVGVNGGLGEIRGLKGWDPARYGGLVHPGDAFSYDIFSQAGQALRSPDGPDPLGGLAVRTLLADGESQSAGLMTTYANAVQPVSRVYDGFMIHSNGAVGAPISGELSDTLWMPNPSRIRTDLTVPTFVVLTETDVPLAAAARQPDTDRVVHWELAGTSHGDQWAYDLGQPTLKKSAGSAVPEAGCAAGSAPFNDGPGHYSMNAALRGLDAWARGGARPAGGAPLDTVLRDPRTGLATGGVRLPDVTVPTRTLTGLRDTSGSSGVFCGLYGARDPWNGGADPWDRHDSGDPSDPSLPWTAEPVLSALYPTHADYVAKVRAAAQASVSAGHLLPEDAAAITAAAEGSGIGG is encoded by the coding sequence GTGCGTTTCTCCCTGCGGGTTCCCTGGCGGCGGGCCGCCGCCGCGGCGACGGGAGCGGGGCTGCTCGCCGCCCTGCTGAGCGCCTCGCCGCCCGCCCTGGCCGCGGCCCCCGGGCCCGTGGTCACCGTCCCGCCGCCGGGCGCCCACGGCTTCCCGTTCCTGGCGGCGGCCGAGGATCTCGGGTCGTTCGGGTACACCGAGAACGAGTACTTCATCACCGGCACCGCGACCTCGTACGCCAAGTCGGGCCTGTGGACGTCGAACGGCCGGTGGGACGTGCGGGCGTCCGGGCAGGCCCCCTACAAGACCAGGCTCCTGGTGCGGCGCCCCTCCGACCCGGCGAAGTTCAACGGGACCGTCGTGGTCGAGTGGCTCAACGTCAGCGGTCAGCTTGAGCTCTCCCCGGACTACTGGTTCGCGCGGGACGAACTGCTGCGCAAGGGGTACGCGTGGGTCGGCGTCTCCGCGCAGTCGGTCGGCGTCAACGGCGGCCTCGGGGAGATCCGCGGGCTCAAGGGGTGGGACCCGGCACGCTACGGCGGCCTCGTCCACCCCGGGGACGCCTTCTCCTACGACATCTTCTCCCAGGCCGGGCAGGCGCTGCGAAGCCCGGACGGCCCCGACCCGCTCGGCGGGCTGGCGGTGCGGACGCTGCTGGCGGACGGGGAGTCGCAGTCCGCCGGGCTCATGACCACCTACGCCAATGCCGTCCAGCCGGTGTCGCGGGTCTACGACGGCTTCATGATCCACAGCAACGGCGCGGTCGGGGCCCCCATCAGCGGCGAGCTGTCCGACACCCTGTGGATGCCGAACCCCTCCCGCATCCGGACGGACCTGACCGTTCCCACGTTCGTGGTCCTGACCGAGACCGACGTCCCGCTGGCGGCGGCCGCGCGGCAGCCGGACACCGACCGGGTCGTGCACTGGGAGCTGGCCGGCACCTCGCACGGTGACCAGTGGGCGTACGACCTGGGTCAGCCGACGCTGAAGAAGTCGGCGGGCTCGGCCGTGCCGGAGGCGGGCTGCGCCGCCGGATCGGCCCCGTTCAACGACGGGCCCGGGCACTACTCGATGAACGCGGCGCTCCGCGGACTGGACGCGTGGGCGCGGGGCGGGGCGCGGCCGGCCGGCGGGGCGCCGCTCGACACGGTCCTGCGCGACCCGCGCACCGGGCTGGCGACCGGGGGAGTCCGGCTGCCGGACGTCACGGTGCCGACCCGGACGCTGACCGGTTTGCGTGACACCTCGGGCAGCAGCGGCGTCTTCTGCGGCCTCTACGGCGCCCGCGACCCCTGGAACGGCGGCGCCGATCCCTGGGACCGGCACGACTCGGGCGACCCGTCCGATCCGTCCCTTCCGTGGACGGCGGAGCCCGTGCTCAGCGCGCTGTACCCGACGCACGCCGACTACGTGGCCAAGGTCCGGGCGGCGGCGCAGGCGTCGGTGAGCGCCGGCCACCTGCTGCCCGAGGACGCGGCGGCGATCACCGCGGCCGCGGAGGGCTCCGGCATCGGCGGCTGA
- a CDS encoding methyltransferase domain-containing protein yields the protein MSKLLTVLDAFDDLPQARELREHTYEGLGPAVVDVGCGSGRAVGELAARGARAIGADLDPAMIEVAAERWPAGEFHVADATALPLDDGSVTGYRADKILHALAEPERAVAEARRVLAANGRAVLIGQDWDTFVIDSDDPELTRSLVHSRADATPNPRVARRYRNLLLDNGFTDVTVDVHTIVWTDAAVLPVLGGIGGEGAWFEDQAARARADRLFVAIPFFVASGTRAG from the coding sequence ATGTCCAAGCTGCTCACCGTCCTCGACGCCTTCGACGACCTCCCCCAGGCCCGTGAACTGCGAGAACACACCTACGAAGGGCTGGGCCCCGCCGTGGTCGACGTGGGCTGCGGGAGCGGCCGCGCCGTCGGCGAGCTGGCCGCCCGCGGGGCACGGGCCATCGGCGCCGACCTGGACCCCGCCATGATCGAGGTCGCCGCCGAACGCTGGCCCGCGGGCGAGTTCCACGTCGCCGACGCCACCGCGCTGCCCCTGGACGACGGCTCCGTCACCGGTTACCGCGCCGACAAGATCCTGCATGCCCTCGCCGAGCCCGAGCGGGCCGTCGCGGAGGCCCGCCGGGTCCTGGCCGCCAACGGCCGCGCGGTCCTCATCGGCCAGGACTGGGACACGTTCGTCATCGACTCCGACGATCCCGAACTCACCCGTTCGCTCGTCCACTCCCGCGCGGACGCCACGCCGAACCCGCGGGTCGCCCGCCGCTACCGGAACCTCCTGCTGGACAACGGGTTCACCGACGTCACCGTCGACGTCCACACGATCGTGTGGACGGACGCCGCCGTCCTCCCGGTGCTCGGCGGCATAGGAGGCGAAGGCGCCTGGTTCGAGGACCAGGCCGCCAGGGCGCGCGCCGACCGCCTCTTCGTCGCCATCCCGTTCTTCGTCGCCTCGGGAACCCGCGCCGGCTGA
- the speB gene encoding agmatinase yields MPGRYGSQYGPDITFLGVPRCTWSDPSTYEDADVVIIGAPFDGGTSHRPGTRFGPQYIRQSCYLPHDGSRPSLALRVDGLRGDLTVHDAGDVEMYSGDAERSVRSLQEVVYAVARTGTIPLVLGGDHTIAWPDAAGVAEHLGAGRVSMVHFDAHADTGDVNLGSLVGHGQPMRRLIESGAVRGDRFLQLGLRGYWPGPETLEWMAAQGMRSYEMSEIVARGLDECLTEAFATATDECDGVFLSVDIDVCDPGHAPGTGTPEPGGLTGRELLDAVRRVTYELPVAGVDVVEVSPPYDNADITSALANRVVLEALSGIARRRRDLRDGTEWDPRRPLLDGR; encoded by the coding sequence ATGCCCGGAAGGTACGGTTCGCAGTACGGCCCCGACATCACGTTCCTCGGGGTGCCGCGCTGCACCTGGTCGGACCCGTCCACGTACGAGGACGCCGACGTGGTCATCATCGGTGCGCCGTTCGACGGCGGCACGTCCCACCGGCCGGGGACCCGCTTCGGCCCGCAGTACATCCGGCAGTCCTGCTACCTGCCCCACGACGGCTCGCGCCCCTCCCTGGCCCTGCGGGTGGACGGGCTCCGGGGCGACCTCACGGTCCACGACGCCGGCGACGTCGAGATGTACTCCGGGGACGCCGAGCGTTCCGTCCGATCACTTCAGGAGGTGGTGTACGCGGTCGCCCGTACCGGGACGATCCCGCTCGTCCTCGGCGGCGACCACACGATCGCGTGGCCCGACGCCGCCGGCGTGGCCGAGCATCTGGGCGCCGGGCGGGTCTCGATGGTCCACTTCGACGCGCACGCCGACACGGGCGACGTGAACCTCGGCTCGCTGGTCGGGCACGGGCAGCCGATGCGGCGGCTGATCGAGTCCGGGGCGGTGCGCGGCGACCGGTTCCTGCAGCTGGGCCTGCGCGGGTACTGGCCGGGTCCCGAGACGCTGGAGTGGATGGCCGCGCAGGGCATGCGCTCCTACGAGATGTCCGAGATCGTCGCCCGCGGCCTGGACGAGTGCCTGACGGAGGCGTTCGCGACCGCCACCGACGAGTGCGACGGAGTGTTCCTGTCGGTCGACATCGACGTGTGCGACCCGGGCCACGCCCCCGGCACCGGCACACCCGAGCCCGGCGGGCTGACCGGGCGCGAGCTACTGGACGCGGTCCGGCGCGTCACCTACGAGCTGCCGGTCGCCGGGGTCGACGTCGTGGAGGTCTCCCCGCCCTACGACAACGCCGACATCACCTCGGCCCTGGCCAACCGCGTCGTGCTGGAGGCGCTGTCGGGCATCGCGCGCCGCCGCCGCGACCTGCGCGACGGGACCGAGTGGGACCCGCGCCGCCCCCTGCTCGACGGGCGCTAG
- a CDS encoding Rieske 2Fe-2S domain-containing protein, translated as MSMPHRAVHRLENAEALDKVAEPVSSAVQRAIQPRIVRNLLSGTNTGHPLHPVLTDVVIGAWSMAGLLDVAGGPDAEPAAGLLTAAGVVAAVPTALTGLNDWADTLGAERRVGLVHAGANTVALALYAASLGARSRRAKALRFAGMAAMGISAYLGGHLTFTRGVNVNRTAWQQGPEEWTPVLAASELAEGEHRTADADGVQILLYRTATKLHAIAATCTHLGGPLGEGTVENGCVTCPWHGSTFRLDDGGIERGPASAPQPSYEARIQNGRIEVRVPPPGGQSDMADEGAHHRRTRRLLARTPAS; from the coding sequence ATGAGCATGCCGCACAGGGCGGTCCACCGGCTGGAGAACGCGGAGGCCTTGGACAAGGTCGCCGAACCGGTCAGTTCCGCGGTCCAACGGGCCATTCAGCCGCGCATCGTCCGCAACCTGCTCAGCGGGACCAATACGGGGCACCCGCTGCACCCGGTGCTGACGGACGTGGTGATCGGCGCGTGGAGCATGGCCGGGCTGCTGGACGTCGCCGGGGGACCCGACGCCGAACCGGCCGCCGGCCTGCTGACGGCGGCGGGAGTGGTCGCGGCCGTGCCCACCGCCCTCACCGGGCTCAACGACTGGGCCGACACCCTGGGGGCGGAGCGCCGGGTGGGGCTCGTCCACGCCGGCGCCAACACGGTGGCGCTCGCGCTGTACGCGGCGTCCCTCGGCGCGCGTTCCCGCAGGGCCAAGGCCCTGCGGTTCGCCGGCATGGCGGCGATGGGTATCAGCGCTTATCTCGGCGGTCACCTGACCTTCACCAGGGGCGTCAACGTCAACCGCACCGCGTGGCAGCAGGGCCCGGAGGAGTGGACCCCGGTGCTGGCCGCGTCCGAACTGGCCGAGGGCGAGCACCGTACGGCGGACGCGGACGGCGTCCAGATCCTGCTCTACCGGACGGCCACGAAGCTGCACGCCATCGCCGCCACCTGCACCCACCTGGGCGGCCCGCTGGGCGAGGGGACGGTCGAGAACGGCTGCGTCACCTGCCCGTGGCACGGCAGCACGTTCCGCCTCGACGACGGCGGCATCGAGCGCGGCCCGGCCAGCGCACCGCAACCGTCCTACGAGGCGCGGATCCAGAACGGACGCATCGAGGTCCGCGTCCCGCCGCCGGGCGGCCAGTCCGACATGGCCGACGAGGGCGCCCACCACCGAAGGACCCGCCGCCTCCTCGCCCGGACCCCGGCCTCGTAA
- a CDS encoding hydrophobic protein, with protein MPWLMILVLLLALILFGVGFTLKILWVVAAIVLILWLLGFVLRSAGPSGKRGRWYRW; from the coding sequence ATGCCTTGGCTGATGATCCTGGTGCTCCTGCTGGCACTGATCCTGTTCGGCGTCGGCTTCACGCTCAAGATCCTGTGGGTGGTGGCCGCGATCGTCCTGATCCTGTGGCTGCTCGGCTTCGTGCTCCGCAGCGCCGGCCCGTCCGGCAAGCGCGGTCGCTGGTACCGCTGGTAA
- a CDS encoding PRC-barrel domain-containing protein: MFEIEDIRQWRGRDVIDPSGSKIGPLEAVYVDTLTDQPSFATVRVGLPTRQRLVFVPLAGCTLGPDHLRVAHDKKQVKGAPGIDTNGELFAEAEPELFAYYRLPYRAAPDERLLARR, translated from the coding sequence ATGTTCGAGATCGAGGACATCCGCCAATGGCGCGGCCGGGACGTGATCGACCCGTCCGGGAGCAAGATCGGGCCCCTGGAGGCCGTCTACGTCGACACGCTCACCGACCAGCCGTCCTTCGCCACGGTCCGGGTGGGCCTGCCGACCCGGCAGCGCCTGGTCTTCGTGCCGCTGGCCGGATGCACGCTGGGCCCGGACCACCTCCGCGTCGCGCACGACAAGAAACAGGTCAAGGGCGCTCCGGGGATCGACACCAACGGCGAGCTGTTCGCCGAAGCCGAACCCGAGCTCTTCGCCTACTACAGGCTGCCCTACAGGGCCGCGCCGGACGAGCGGCTCCTCGCCCGCCGCTGA
- a CDS encoding helix-turn-helix domain-containing protein → MSTLMEEPNVLGRRVKAERARRGWSLARLADASGVSRAMISKVERGQSSPTAALLGKLSAALELSMTEMLSPEDGPAPGQVRRAADIPDWTDPGTGYLRRQISGPGFPADVTEIVLPAGARVPMPAASYAFIAQLVWVLDGRLSLVEGAAAHVLTAGDTFELGMPQAREFVNDGTGECRYLVVVTRKATA, encoded by the coding sequence GTGTCCACTCTGATGGAGGAACCGAACGTCCTCGGGCGGCGCGTCAAGGCGGAGCGCGCGCGGCGCGGCTGGTCGCTGGCCCGGCTCGCCGACGCCTCAGGGGTGTCCCGAGCGATGATCAGCAAGGTCGAGCGGGGCCAGAGCAGCCCGACCGCCGCCCTCCTCGGCAAGCTGTCCGCCGCCCTGGAACTGAGCATGACCGAGATGCTGTCGCCGGAGGACGGCCCCGCGCCCGGCCAGGTGCGGCGCGCGGCCGACATCCCCGACTGGACCGACCCCGGAACCGGCTACCTGCGACGGCAGATCTCAGGGCCCGGCTTCCCCGCCGACGTCACCGAGATCGTGCTGCCCGCAGGCGCCCGGGTGCCCATGCCGGCGGCGTCCTACGCCTTCATCGCCCAGCTCGTCTGGGTCCTGGACGGCAGGCTGAGCCTCGTCGAGGGGGCGGCCGCACACGTCCTCACCGCGGGTGACACGTTCGAACTCGGCATGCCTCAGGCACGCGAGTTCGTCAACGACGGCACCGGCGAATGCCGTTACCTCGTGGTCGTGACCCGTAAGGCCACAGCCTGA